A region of the Passer domesticus isolate bPasDom1 chromosome Z, bPasDom1.hap1, whole genome shotgun sequence genome:
caaaatctactgctgctctggcccaACAGGTGTGTGAATTGAAGGAAGGCAAGACTCCAAGAGGAAGTTGCAccaaaaggaaagcagctccagttgcccatagctgaactgccaggtatgatgatgatgacatgtccaatccccttgaaggaacctccaAGATatatgcccaaggaaagaaggataaccaggcttaAAGGGGCCCTCCTCTAGCCAGGTAGGGGCTAGAGAAAAACGTGATTTTTGGACTGTATGGATTCCATTGGCCTGGCACATCTGAACCACAAGAATATAAAGCTTTGGTTGACACTAGTGCGCAGTGCACGTTAATCCCATCAAGACATGTGGGGATAGAATCTGTCTCCATttctggtgtgacaggggaatCACAGGATTTtactttggtggaagctgatgtgagcctACCTGGAAATGAGTGGAAGAATGTGACTATtatgactggcccagaggccccatgtatGTTGGGCATAGATTACCTGcaaagtgggtatttcaaagacccaaatgGACTCGGGGGCATTCAGGATAGTGGCTGTAGTGACACAGGGCATCCAGCAATTGAACCCCCTGCCTTgactgtctgagaatccatctgCAATAGGACTTCTGAAGGGAAaagagcaacaggtaccaaGCGCCACTTCAACAGTGTATCACCGACAGTACAGAACCACTCGAGGTGCTGTGGTTCCCATCCATAAAATGATTcgagagctggagagccaaggggtggtcagcaaaacccactcgcccttcaacagccccatctggcctgtgcgtaaatctgaaggaggatggagactgacggtggactactgtgcattgaatgaagtgactccaccactgaacACTGCCGTGCCAGACATGTTAGAGCTGCAGTACGAGCTTGAGCCCAAGGCAGTGAAGTGGTACgccactatcgatattgccaatgcatttttctccattcctctggcagcagaatgcaggcctcagtttgccttcacatGGAGGGgagtgcagtacacctggaagcgactgccccaggggtggaagcacagtcctaccatctgccatggactgatccagactgcactaaAAAAgagtgaggctccagaacacctaCAGTATACTGATGGCATCATTGTGTGAGGGAACACAGccgcagaagtgtttgagaaaggagagaaaatcatccaAATGCTTCTGGAAGCTGGTTTTACCACCAAAAGATCAAATTTAAGGGACCAGCTTGTGAGATTCAGTTCCTAGGCGTAAAATGGCAAGGTGGATGGTGTCAGATTCCTGtggatgtcatcaacaagatcacagctATGTCTCCACCAACCAAGAAGagggaaacacaagctttcctaggtgccatgggcttttggagaatgcacattcctgagtacagtcagatcgtgagccctctttacctggtAACCTGCAAGAAGAATGacttccactggggccctgagcagcaacaagcttttgatcagattaagcaggagaacGCTCATgtggtagcccttggcccagtcttGGCCCAGGACAGGACGGGATGAGAAGAACATATTctattctgcagctgggaactgtggcttgttctggagcctttggcagaaggtgcttGGGGAGACTCGGGCTTGACCACTAGGATTTTGGAGTTGAAGCAAGGTTTGAAGCAAACTACACCCCAATAGAGAaagaaatcttggctgcctatgaaaGAGTCCAGGCCACCTCAGAGGTGATTGGTaccgaagcacaactcctcctggcaccccgactaccggTGCTGGGGGGGATGTTCAAAGGCAAGGTTATATCCACCCACCATGCCACCGGTGCTacatggagcaagtggattgTTCTTATCACACAGTGCGCCCAAATTGGTAAATTGAATCATGCTGGAAGTAAGTACAAATTGGCCCAAAGGTGAAAATTTTGGTGTcacagatgaagaaaaagaaccAGTGACACGGCCTTAAGAAGCTGCACCATACAACCAActgccagcagaggaaacacactatgctcttttcactgacggttCCTGTTGCGTCGTAGGAATGAAtcagaagtggaaagcagctgtatggagccccacaccaCAGGTCGCAGAGGCCACTAAAGGAGAAGGTcgatcaagccaacttgctgaacttaaagctgttcaactggccctggacattgcagaaagagagaagtggccaaagctctatcTCTACaatgattcatggatggtagccaatgctccatgaggatggctggagaggtggaaggaGGCTAACTGGCAGCatagaggaaaaccagtttgggctgctgaagagtggaaagacattgctaccagggtagggaggaTACCTGTGAAAGTTCATCAGGTAGATGCCCATTGCTGGGGTCACCTGTcagttgtctctgccccagcacgggaaaaggtggttctgggcaggccgtgctctcgaagaaggagtctggactcttgcttttggtcttcagttgagtttattgttccttatctacaaagtttttctgtctgtccagctgaggtctgatcagcaagacagccaagggcactctctcccgcccacaggggggttgtctcttttatagtaaaaacttcgtataagatatttacctttaatttccaatacttttcgcccttgttggcaagtgcactttccctattaagcaatccacacatgccaacatcatcctgaacatagatgccaaggagaagaaagaagaaggacagggcacgcccaaattcctccatcttgggactcccgacccatgtacagaattccaaacccctctgtacaacatataaaacccccctgtacagtgcattatagttcaagttttatcaagtgaatatcacccctcaccattcaggcctgaaattctctcatttcctcacattcaggtgtctttggcttcctgccagggtctccgagcccctgccagggctttgagacatccagggcatccagagagatgctctgggttccgacagcCCATAtccccaagagtagagctaatgaggagcacaaaaacaatgagcaggtagaccaggctgcaaagataggggtgtccaagacagacctagattgggaacacaagggagagttattcctagcttgatgggcccatgatgcctcaggccatcagggtagagatgtcACCTgtaagtgggcacgagaccgaggggtggatttaaccatggacagttatgtctcaggttatccacgactgtgtgacgtgtgctgccatcaaacagggcaagcgagtgaagcccctgtggtatggtgggcggtggtccaagtataagtatggggaggcctggcagattgaccacatcacactgccccaggcacaccaaagcaagtgctgaccatggtagaagccaccacgggatggttggaaacctaccctgtgtctcacgctactgcccgtaacaccatcctgggccttgaaaagcaggtcctgtggaggcatggtacccctgagaggattgagtcagacaatgggactcatttcaagaacagtcttattaacacctgggctagggaacatggcactgagtgggtgtaccatatcctCTACCTTGCACCAGGTAGAGGTAGGCTGCAGGCAAAGTGGAGAGGTACAATGGACTATAAAAACCCAGTGGAAAGCCTtgggtgggggatctttcaaaaactgggagcagcatttagcaaaggtcacctggttagttaatatCCGAGGTTCCAACAActgagcaggtcctgcccagtctgagtccCTGGATATAACAGATGAAGTCCCAGTGGTAAATGTCAGAGATTTGTTAGGGAAGACGGTGTGGATCAATTCTGCCTCAAGTAGACAAACCCATTTGCGGGATTGTCTTTgatcagggaccaggttgcacatggtggataatgcagagAGATGGAACAACAcaatgtgtacctcagggagatctgattgtggggTGAAAATCATAtgcaaatatcactgtttgctggaTGTTACTGCCATTGTCTGTACATTAAACCATACAgatgtgaaacagaaaaaaacgtGTAATTGTCAAGGGTCTGAGGAAGTGAAAGATGGAGTTTTGAGTCAGCAAAATGGAAGTGAggaatcctgcagctctgtagTCTGGGACCTGGATTGAGTGCTCCGGTGTGGTTACATGACAGGGGCACAATGGGGATTGCTTGTAATGTTTTGGGGGAAGCAGATGGAAGTTTTTACTTGAATAAAATGCATGAGGTTTGGTAGTAAGttgacgatatggggataaggggtggaatgtcctagGGTGATGTTATGATGGTCAGAgatcagaggagctgggagggggtaGGCAGCATTTCTAATCACAACCACTTTAGCAGTGTCAGTGGGGTtgagtccaagagaagaacttgctCCAGCAGAGATGCACAAAGAGTGAGGTTTCCAGTGCAATGCTCTGGGCCACATCACTTTCCGTAAGGACCTACACACTCCAGATTCCCCAAGAGTCTGGTTTATTGAAGCAACAAGACAGCAAtctcaggattgctgctgaCTGGGGGCACTGGCTACCAAGTGTTGATGTGTGTAGCAACAGAGAGAACAGTAAAGACAGATTATAGTAGatgtatctatctatctatctgtcaGTCTGCCTGTCTGCCTTTGTAACATTTACATAATTGAATCTTCCTGGATCTGGTCCAATGATGTTGGAGGTGAAAAGCTCACCTAAAGCATCCCTTTCAGGAGAGGATTAGTGACACGGTCTGTCAACTGattctgagcaggcagagatgtttcccccttcagacatgggtttttttcccctcagagctgtttttctcctccagcctctTCTGTCCTGAAGTCCACAGTTTAAATTTCTGCCTGTCCTAGGAAAGTGGAACACTTCCATGGTTCGGTGGTGTTTGGTGACTTTGCTCATACAGGCATTACATGACACATTGGTATgagtttcattttaaaaaagttgGGGAAGAatggggggtttgtttgttctgggggaagggaagtgtccaggacttggtgggggctggaggtggaaaGTGAATGGACCAGGGCACTGACCAATCACTCGACGCCcttgtggcagagagaatagggacaggcggtcggaagatttcgggctgtcacggaaacctgatagggcctccctcacctgaTTCCCCAGAGATAAGAGATAGCCGCAGGACAAAAGGCCAAGAATGTAACCCCCCCACTAACACGGCCTCCACCCAGTCcccttactaaccatataaggtaaaagtcagaccccgaaggtaggggaaggaccaagggtatatataccgaggagaaaaccaataaagggcctttggaccgtctatcacattgatgtctgcgtgtccttagcccgaGCGGCCAAAAGCATTGGGCCGTCGTGCTGCGTTTCCTTGGAACCAGGTCGTTACGCCTTGCCTGCAAGGCAACACGCCCTGGGGAAAGGATTGGTCCAAAATGAACATCAGTAAGGACCAATCAAAGCGCCCAAATTCCACCAATCGGTGCGCGGATCCAAAACCCACCAATCCTGGACCAGGGACTGTTATGAAAAGGGGGGCTGTGAGTTCTTCGGGGTGCTTTCGGGTTTATTCCTGTTCGTGTGTGGTTTGTTTGCGGAAGAACACAATGTGTGCTTAACATGTTGTTCTAGATTTTGAGCTGTTGTGTGTGGATTCTGAGCTTATCTCAGGTCCTCTGTCCTCTCTGGCTTGTTTTAATAAACGAGAGCCTTTTTCAACCACTTTCTGAAAATTGGCTCGTTCGATTTTTAACAACAtggtttccttcactggcatccccaggggtgtgtaaATGCATTCATTAATGGGGTCTTATGAgagtctctgttactgctggtcaCAATTCTCAGCTGACAAAAGACAGGAGAAGAAACACCTTGGTCCTCTTCCTTATACTGAGGTTCAGAGAACCATAAATGTTCTCTGATGTCAGAGGATCTCTGCACATATTCTTATCTCCCGAATTACCAGGATTTCTAACAAGAGTGTAGATgtcagaaaggcaggaatgctggtgcaggcctgaggagaacgtgaactgcagaagtgtctctcccaagggctgagctcagccaggaagccacctgcagagccaggatggagctgtgggacagggctgggtgtcagtcactactgaaagacaaagaggacatggcaggagcagagggaggccctcaccagagccttgaggaatgccacagcttccctgtcagctgcctgacaggctgttggagcttcagTGCCAGATGGCCCCTGATTGTAGTGCCAGGCTCACTGtggaatctgtgcctccccATGGGCAGAGAGTGACCCAGGAGAtcagcacagagctttgggaatgtgtgagccCATCAGCCTTTGAGTCTTGGCCCTCAAATATCGTATGGCAAGTCAAAACCCATcttctcttgctttctctgcCGGTTCTTGTAGagaaaaagcaggagcagaCTGCTTTATCAGagatgccatgccaggctcagggagagctgttcccagcccaagagcaggaagagcagctcaggcagcaggtggaagagccacagcagaatggccaggtaagcctgactggccaggtgccagagggaaaggcaggaagaggggcataaaacagagctcttcggcctgaggaggccaggagtcccacaggcactgaaagcacagaaccttggaatctgcagagatcagcacagggacaggagggttacattggaagcagaggtgggtagggaagcagaaagaagtgaCTGAATAGATGTGCTTTTGAggcagcaagaggaaaaagctgagcctgatggcagctcccagtcacttgctgtgcatttgtgtgtaTAGAACATCAAGTCAGagccccaagcagagctgcccgaagctcagagtgccatcatggcagtggagaggaggaagaaggaagacatgagaagaattcaagaggagattcatctccatcagcacaggggCAATCAACAAAAACATGTAAGTGAAAGAGTGGCAGCCACTCCACCCATGAAACAGCGTGTTTATTCTTGGTTACAGACCATCAAGGAAGATGTGCAGGCggagctgcaggaatctgaGGATAGGAACAAGGAAAGGGTGAGGAGgctggaggaagaaatgaaaatcatcaGAGAGAAACTTAACCGCCTCCCTTGGGCTCTACAAAAGCAAGTGAGTGAAAGATGGACATCCACTGCAGACACCTTGCAAGAAATAAACGCTCcgttttgcagagacaaggttgcttgctgatagcagacAAGAAGGAAAATCAAATTTGTAGCTATATAGTGTTGTGTTGAATTGGCCAATTTTAATGGGGTTGGAGTGACTGAGAATCCCACTGCTAACACAGTTGACGAGTTCTCCTTACAAGATGTAGTTGTAAATGCCAGGAGAAATGAGGTTAGAAATGGTAGATAACagcctgtccctcatgcttctctcttgccacaggtgacaaaAGTAACAGCcatctctcccctggctccctctgctcctggagaagacgccaaaaaggagcaaaatgaGCAGGATAACCACATGCGCCCAGCCGTggtcacagcccagcctgatcatcccaagagagtaagtgccagttgtgggtggtgctgtctttagtgcaaggcagaggtgcaagctgctgagcagccagcacttgctgttgctggccgaggaggcagagtgctggagtcctgcaggacgcagccatttcctgcaggcagtgccagctggcaattggcctttggcctgtcatgttgaggcaccgaagagctgggggctctgggtgagcttttggctgcctggctgagtgcaactctatgtctgggcttctgcagtgcattggccaagggcacaggtggtggtgctggcagtcccagggcTTTGTTCCTTTGATTTTGCCTCgtggaaaggtgtgtttggcttgtggaagcgttctgcagttttcttgagcagttcttcatttgtacagcctcttttggcccagctgtCTGTTGGCTTTggataagctgcaaggagatgagtgtgctgtgTGTGAAGCTGTGAGGGGCCATTCTTGTCCCCTGTGGCCAAAGAAAGGAAGCGCGTAGTTACgaaggcttcttgtgaggcaaaaggcagaagcggggagtttctgtggatcccttttgcggtgaagtctgcagctttggcaagtgcactggagcctggagtgggggtgaagctgcaagtccttgagtgctgtcttgcgttgtagagaagaggaaggagatgatgaaatggaggatgcagtatttgaagtcagatgggcaagagtgtggctggcgagctgcgtgggccaaaaggaggcagggctgctggtggtgaagagcagctgcacgtgaggcagcgtgtgggcaggcggccaagaaggccaagggcatggtgggctgtgtgagcagcagaggggcagcaggagcagggcagtgagcgtcgggctgtgctgggcagcgctgcggccgcagctgcagtgagtgctgtgtgcagttgtgggccctgtgaagcagcaagtccttgaggggctggagcgtgtgcacagaaggagacgggaggtgggcaagggtgtggagcataaggccagggaggaggtgctgagggagctttagcctggacaaggggagtctggtgagggaccttcaggcagacttccatagATGCTGACGTGACAGCGCTCAGCACAAAAGCTGTTGCCCATTCAAACATGGcctcagtgcatgccagtgcttcAGAGACTGGAGTAGCTGCCGCTTGCaccctgtggcttctgcgttttttggtatgctaggaggagaagtcctgtttgttttctctttctgcagccagcaagggaGCTTACGcacaacatttcctgcccttttccagcacaggatgggattgtgatccagttgtagttttccctgtctgcagcagcaatagcTAAGGCCTTGCCGgctctttgctacttgtccattgcagagcttgcaagaaataaaagctgtgttttgcagagacaaggttgcttgctgatagcaggcaaggaggaatgtgaaattcATAGCCATATAGAGTTGTGTTGAAATGGCCCATTTTAATCTGGTTGGAGTGACTGGGAATGCCATTGCTAACAGAGCTGATGCGTTCTtcttagaagatgtggttgtaggTGCCAGGAGAAATTAGTTTAGAAATGCAAGGTAACggcgtgtccctcatgcttctctcttgccacaggtgacgaaaggaacagccgtctctcccatggctccctctgctcccggagaagaaggcaaagagaagcaaagggagcgagagaagcagaagcagcCCTCTGTTTtgacagcccaggctgctccttgcaagagagtaagtgccagttgtgggtggtgctgtctttagtgcaaggcagaggtgcaagctgctgagcagccagcacttgctgttgctggccgaggaggcggagtgctggagtcctgcaggatgcAGTCATTTcgtgcaggcagtgccagctggcaattggcctttggcctgtcatgttgaggcaccgaagagctgggggctctgggtgagcttttggctgcctggctgagtgcagctctgtgtctgggcttctgcagtgcattggccaagggcacaggtggtggtgctgtCGGTCGCagggtttgtttctttgtttttccatattggaaaggtgtgtttggcttgtggaagtgttctgcagttttcttgagcagttcttcatttgtacagcctCTTTTAGCCCAGCTGTCTGTTGGCTTTTgctaagctgcaaggagatgagtgtgctgtgcgtgaagctgtgaggggccattcttgtgccgtgtggccaaggaaaggaagcgcgtagttacgaaggcttcttgtgaggcaaaaggcagaagcggggagtttctgtggatcccttttgcggtgaagtctgcagctttggcaagtgcactggagcctggagtgagggtgaagctgcaagtccttgagtgctgtcttgcattgtagagaagaggaaggagatgttgaaatggaggatgcagtatttgaagtcagatgggcaagagtgtgtctggcgagctgcgtgagccaaaaggaggcagggctgctggtggtgaagagcagctgcacgtgaggcagcgtgtgggcaggcggccaagaaggccaagggcatggtgggctgtgtcagcagcagaggggcagcaggagcagggcagtgagcttcgggctgtgctgggcagcgctgcggccgcagctgcagtgagtgctgtgtgcagttgtgggcccctgtgaagcagcaagtccttgaggggctggagcgtgtgcacagaaggagacgggaggtgggcaagggtgtggagcataaggccagggaggaggtgctgagggagctttagcctgGACAAGGGAAGTCTCATGAGGAACCTTCAGCTTTTCATCAGTGCTTCCAAATGTTTTAGTCACTTTCAGGTGTGactttttgccttttatttttttttaatttctgatttttgttgTGCTTGGATTGCAAGTCCAGTCacactttcttttcctcccttctaAGGcacttttcctcattatttcttGGTCTTTTATTGTACTGGGACTGTGTCTGTTAGAATTCTGATTTCCTCGGTGTCACTTTTGGAGAATATAATGTTTTTGCTTGTGACATCATCCTTCGGTGCAGCACCTTGGTGCAGAAGAAGCTGTTGTGGTTCCAGGGTAGACAGTATGGCATTACAGACCAGTTTGAGGTTATCAGTGCCTGTGCCTTTGTTCAGCCTAGTGAATCAGTGTGTGTTGTTTTTGGGAATTTAGCAGGATATCAATCCCTTTGTATTTTGCTGGTCCTGAGAGATCAGAGGagctggaaggggctgggcTTTATGTCTTATTACAGCCACTTTAGAGTTGTCAGTGTGGTCgagtccaagagaagaacttgctCCAGCACAGATGCACAGGGaatgcagctcccagtgcaATGCTCTGGATCAGATCACTTTCCATAAGGACGTATGCACTCCAGATTCCCCAAGAGTGTGGTTTATTGAAGCAACAGGACAGCAAtctcaggattgctgctgagcagggcactgGCTACCAAGTGTTGatgtgtgcagcagcagagaggacagTAAAGAGAGATTGTATCAGTGAGATCTATATGTCTATGTTTCTGTCTgtctatctgtctatctatgTAACATTTACATAACTGAattttcccagctctggcacaaaGGATTTGGAGGTGCAAAGCTCACCTAAAGCATCCCTTTCAGGAGAGGATTAGAGACATGTTCTCTTGACCAGTTCcgagcaggcagagatgtttccccCTCCGGATacggtggtttttttcccctcagagctgttttcctcctctggcCTCTTCTGCCCTGAAGTCCCCAGTTAATTCTTTAAATTTCTGCTTGTCCGAGAGAGGTGGAACAATTCCATGGTTCAGGGGTGTTTGGTGACTCTGCTCCTACATGCATTACATGACACAcggtttccttcactggcatccccaggggtgtgtaagTGCATTCATTATTGGAGCCTTATGAgagtctctgttactgctggtcagaattctcagctgacaaaagagggagaagaaacaccTTGGTCCTCTTCCTTATACTGAGGTGCAGAGAACCATAGAAGCTCTCTGATGTCCATCAGAGGATCTTTGCACGCATCCTTACCTCCCGAATGACCAGGATTTCTAACAAGAGTGTAGATgtcagaaaggcaggaatgctggtgcaggcctgaggagaacgtgaactgcagaagtgtctctcccaagggctgagctcagccaggaagccacctgcagagccaggatggagctgtgggacaggactgggtgtcagtcactactgaaagacaaagaggacatggcaggagcagagggaggccctcaccagagccttgaggaatgccacagcttccctgtcagctgcctgacaggctgttggagcttcagtgccaggtggcccctgattgtagtgccaggctcactttggaatctgtgcctcTCCTTGGGCAGGGAATGACCCAGGAGAGCggcagcacagagctttgggaatgtgtgagccCATCAGCCTTTGAGTCTTGGCTCACAAATATCACATGGGAAGTTGAAAGCCatcttctcttgctttctgtgcaggtCCTTGTAGAGAAAGAGCAGGACGAGGCTTCTTTATCAGagatgccatgccaggctcagggagagctgttcccagcccgagagcaggaagagcagctcaggcagcaggtggaagagccacagcagaatggccaggtaagcctgactggccaggtgccagagggaagggcaggaagaggggcataaaacagagctcttgggcctgaggaggccaggagtcccacaggcactgaaagcacagagccttggaatctgcagagatcagcactgggacaggaggtttgcagtggaagcagaggtgggtagggaagcagaaagaagtgaCTGAAtagatgtgcttttgaagctgcaagaggaaaaagctgagcctgatggcagctcccagtcacttgctgtgcatttgtgtgtaTAGAACATGAAGTCAGagccccaagcagagctgcccgaAGCTCAGAGTGCCATCATGGTATTGAAGAGGAGGAACAAAGATGAGATCAGAAGAATTCAAGAGGAGATTCATCTCCACCAGCACAGGAGCGATCAACAAAACCAGTAATAGTGGCAGCCACCCACTCATGAGACATCCTCTCTCTTGTTCTCTACAGAACATTTACAAACAGATGccggcagagctgcaggaaactGAGGCTAGGAACAGGGCAAGGAAGAAGAGGCCAGAAGAAATTCTTGAAATCAtcataaagaaatttaaacTCCTCCTTCAGGAGAAAATGGCTCTAGATGCGAAAGTGAGTGAAATAGCAATAGCCTCTGCAGTCACCAAACTGGTGCTTTCTGCCATTCTTGCCTTTCCTCtgcccagcaggggaggggtggggtgATGCCTCTTAAATGCCACCCTGCTGAGGCCTctatcacagctgctctgaaggacaCTTCCTGGTCTGCTGAATCTCAGCTGTTGACTTGGACAGTGGGATTAGTCCTTTTTACATCTTGCTCAGAAGTCATCCAAAAAAAGTCCTGGTGACTTCTTCCAGGTCCCCTTGTTTCTTGGGTTTTTGCAGGTGTACATGATCACTCAGATAGATTTGGAATACAAGCCACAGGCTATCTGTATCCCTTGTGAATCTCCTCCTTTcctgttctttccctttcctcacagTGGATGACTCCTGGCTGACAGGGAGaagctgtagtctctgactgctttgttctgtttgactTGAGGTGCATGTGTTGACATCCTACCTGGAAGCCTTTGAAGAGTTCCAGCAAATGACAGGAGACCAAGAGACCCAAGACTGGAGTGAGGCCCAGGAACCAAACCAACCAGAGATGCTGCAGGATAAGCACATCCCCAGGATGGTGCAGGAAAAGACAAATCAAGACCGGGAGGTAAAAACATTAGAACGAGGAGCTGCAATGTGCCTGCAGCCTGAGAGGGGGAAAGGAGTCCTTGGGAGGATGTAGAGCGGTCATTGTTTCAGTCATCCTTCCGAACATGAAACTGGCCATGAACTCGAGGTAAACCAGCCTTTGGTTTTGACCATTTGGTTTCACAAGCGGACAGCCAAACCAATCCAGTTGAAGAGCTCTGCATGTGGCTGACAGCAGCTTTCCTAAGGGCTTGCATTTGAAATGGG
Encoded here:
- the LOC135291274 gene encoding serine/threonine-protein kinase PAK 3-like — encoded protein: MAVERRKKEDMRRIQEEIHLHQHRGNQQKHVSERVAATPPMKQRVYSWLQTIKEDVQAELQESEDRNKERVRRLEEEMKIIREKLNRLPWALQKQVTKVTAISPLAPSAPGEDAKKEQNEQDNHMRPAVVTAQPDHPKRVTKGTAVSPMAPSAPGEEGKEKQREREKQKQPSVLTAQAAPCKRVLVEKEQDEASLSEMPCQAQGELFPAREQEEQLRQQVEEPQQNGQNIYKQMPAELQETEARNRARKKRPEEILEIIIKKFKLLLQEKMALDAKVHVLTSYLEAFEEFQQMTGDQETQDWSEAQEPNQPEMLQDKHIPRMVQEKTNQDREICSGLLTEAAASAAAAAAPSQGAFALQLEKWSWGTWFTSCADPAAAQQQRIEDDSLQQWRRMVKMENPMMKYTNLEYIGSGTFGDVCKALDTATGGEVAIKKINLQELIRREVTFKELMVMKINKHLNVLNYLKR